In one Plasmodium falciparum 3D7 genome assembly, chromosome: 14 genomic region, the following are encoded:
- a CDS encoding CLASP domain-containing protein, putative produces the protein MPTIGQNKYRANTSAFLDDSRSFKRKSIDEQEDYNIVDDFIYLNKENRNVSNEQHGDLYMNVELGLTRTSAMGINIINKNSIEDKKLNESYNVKNYEEHIDENDYKLESPLNEIQKYQLTLLRKSNPSCPKPAKCEDDNNKMNKDCRKKSYEEEQTYEVPYEKYNMDMSTKSNVKEIRYLQGLKQMGDVKSDKDFKNMMDLKNYKAVQMYKVLPNYKNVQVNKNVQVNKNLQHNKSLQVNKNLQVNNNIPNSYNISINKNLPIHKNLLTYKETNTPKDQVLINPRRNDELLYNTNNISNIKRVHEEKLGKSEYVNVNNSSVASSKVLNDSRQKSIVEIRLKDNIYDERLISDGYEKKKMYYIKHNDTKDRKQNEEQPMIKDNKLYKYGEKIIYSDKDKKENILKLNDKYLNDMNVKKGNYYSSEENINDNYIIVKKNTNVYNNKKENNNNNNNNDDNNNDNNDDNNNNDNNNNNYYYYNNDDEDDRDYYIPTQNKDIMFVDDKLKMGSKIVKDKYKLYKRADYEENRNQKKNNDEFRDAHIVENIKEHGIYENVKNLKDHELDENYNNFSSHRYDKGKSDIQIDKRNPKNNINKSNINYNDNKYKSTHKMNNNYNNDDDDNNNDYNDDAYDYYDHYHKCDDTNNKLQINKFNRKEETTIINVCSEKKPYDERPKSKNIMHKHDEQDEHNKNVKIMNKKKYCTNNSVQGKSGSERVVGYRSANNNNNNNNKNNNNSSSNNNISSNNMCNKNMNISRKSLNVSSKIKNDKSITYISFDEITNFDFEMNNDYMNEMISELLAITKDHEWTKQIDNLINLRKILKFHHKLFFENHSKELRKISRCIIELLNSPRSSVSKNSLLCLSEFYSIGKKKMDNTLDDVILPCLKKAYQTSTDFLSSAANNTLLSICNSCSESKLILHFVKIITSKQKTYNLICLKCLIAVIIKFEDNIIKFKEINKLIEAILECTSVGSAEIKCTARVALVVLDNIYPIKKLCSKLHMSAEKIKKIENLTDRTSENEIDLVLGKIKFN, from the exons ATGCCTACAATAGGACAGAATAAATATAGAGCTAACACAAGCGCGTTTCTAGATG aTTCACGAagttttaaaagaaaatcaaTTGATGAACAGGAAGACTACAACATTGTAGATGATTTCATATAtctaaataaagaaaatagaaATGTATCAAATGAACAACATGgagatttatatatgaatgtaGAATTAGGATTAACACGTACTAGTGCTATgggtataaatataattaataagaaTAGCATAGAGGATAAAAAATTGAATGAATCTTATAAtgttaaaaattatgaagaaCACATAGATGAGAATGATTATAAGTTGGAATCTCCATTAAATGAGATT CAAAAGTATCAGCTCACATTACTGAGAAAAAGTAATCCGTCATGTCCTAAACCAGCAAAATGTGAAGACGATAATAACAAGATGAATAAAGACTGTAGGAAGAAATCTTATGAGGAAGAGCAAACATATGAAGTTCCTTatgagaaatataatatggaTATGTCAACAAAAAGTAATGTAAAGGAAATTAGATATTTACAGGGATTAAAACAAATGGGAGATGTTAAATCGGACAAAGATTTTAAGAATATGAtggatttaaaaaattataaagctGTACAAATGTATAAGGTACTAccgaattataaaaatgtacaagttaataaaaatgtacaagttaataaaaatttacaaCATAATAAAAGTTTACaagttaataaaaatttacaagttaataataatataccaaATAGTTATAACAtctcaataaataaaaacttaCCTATACATAAAAACCTATTAACATATAAAGAAACTAATACGCCAAAAGATCAAGTGTTAATTAACCCTAGAAGGAATGATgaacttttatataatacaaataacatatcaaatataaaaagagtACATGAAGAAAAATTAGGAAAGTCAGAATATGTGAATGTAAATAATAGTTCAGTAGCAAGCTCAAAAGTTTTGAATGATAGTAGACAGAAAAGTATAGTAGAAATAAGATTGAAAGATAACATATATGATGAAAGGTTAATATCTGATGgttatgaaaagaaaaaaatgtattatataaaacataacgATACAAAAGATAGGAAACAGAACGAGGAACAACCTATGATTAAGGATAATAAGTTATATAAGTATggggaaaaaataatatattctgaTAAAgacaaaaaggaaaatattttaaaattaaatgataaatatttaaatgatatgaatgtaaaaaaaggaaattattatagtagtgaagaaaatataaatgacaaTTATATTATAGTGAAAAAGAATactaatgtatataataataaaaaagaaaataacaacaataataataataatgatgataataataatgataataatgatgataataataataatgataataataataataattattattattataataatgatgatgaagatgatcgtgattattatattccaACTCAAAATAAAGACATAATGTTTGTTGATGATAAGTTAAAAATGGGGTCAAAAATAGTAAAagacaaatataaattatacaaGAGAGCAGATTATGAAGAAAACagaaaccaaaaaaaaaataatgatgaatttAGAGATGCACATATTGTTGAGAATATCAAAGAACATggaatatatgaaaatgttAAGAATTTAAAGGATCATGAATTggatgaaaattataataattttagtaGCCATAGATATGATAAAGGAAAAAGTGACATACAAATTGATAAGAGAAatccaaaaaataatattaataaaagcaatataaattataatgataataaatataaaagtacacacaaaatgaataataattataataatgatgatgatgataataataatgattataatgatgatgcttatgattattatgatcattatCATAAGTGTGATGATACCAATAATAAACTCCAAATTAACAAATTCAATAGAAAAGAAGAAACTACTATAATTAATGTGTGTTCTGAAAAAAAGCCGTATGATGAACGTCccaaaagtaaaaatataatgcaTAAGCATGACGAACAAgatgaacataataaaaatgttaaaattatgaataagaaaaaatattgtacAAATAACAGTGTACAGGGGAAAAGTGGGTCGGAAAGGGTTGTAGGATATCGTTCagctaataataataataataataataataaaaataataataatagtagtagtaataataatattagtagtaataatatgtgtaataaaaatatgaacataagTAGAAAAAGCCTAAATGTTAGTtcgaaaataaaaaatgataaaagtataacatatatatcatttgatGAAATTACAAATTTTGATTTTGAAATgaataatgattatatgaATGAAATGATATCAGAATTATTAGCTATTACAAAAGATCATGAATGGACAAAACAAAtagataatttaattaacttaagaaaaattttaaaatttcatcataaattattttttgaaaatcaTTCAAAAGAATTAAGAAAAATTTCGAGATGTATTATCGAATTATTAAATAGTCCTAGATCAAGTGTGTCaaaaaattctttattatgtttatctGAATTTTATTCAataggtaaaaaaaaaatggataatACATTGGATGATGTAATATTACCATGTTTGAAAAAGGCTTATCAGACTTCTACTGATTTTTTGAGTAGTGCAGcaaataatacattattgTCTATATGTAATTCATGTAGTGAGAGCAAGTTGATTTTACACTTtgttaaaattataacatc aAAACAGAAGACATATAACTTGATTTGTCTGAAATGCCTAATTGCGGTCATAATTAAATTTGAGgataacataataaaatttaaggAGATAAATAAATTGATAGAAGCCATACTAGAG tGTACTTCTGTTGGAAGCGCAGAAATAAAGTGCACAGCAAGGGTTGCCTTAGTTGTGTTAGACAA TATATATCCTATAAAAAAGTTGTGTAGTAAATTACACATGTCAgcagaaaaaataaaaaag ATTGAAAATTTAACAGATAGAACGTCAGAAAATGAAATCGACCTTGTTTTGGggaaaattaaatttaattaa
- a CDS encoding transcription factor IIIb subunit, putative, producing the protein MVGQFIPSSGNKSFILSWGIRESREISLQKGYVNIQKIADHLHLSSQHIEAAQRIYLMALQRNFTMGRNNSYVAASCLYTICRREKSPIMLIDFSDILQTPVKPLGKTFLKLLRLLHINVPNIDPSLFLERFAHKLNLKNDIYKVTYTGIKLIQAMTRDWISTGRRPTGLCGAALLISTRMHGICINSNTIADIVRISNPTIIKRLAEFKNTSTAQIKASEFDKISINDIPSNTIPPCVIYYNKKKFKDNISEKNKTLSLCDDVDNLSEDMSCTLINNEENKMDSDMLNDNFPSSKNEENKTTLLSSTHSNIDNNDLIFNKNHSDHLSNSDYSIHVDEICNENPKGNDIHNLAQKIMNTINLDINSNILKNVDTKINLHNNLMDTLSVNTDVSTNTQKGSHISHNQAYMCEKKKKIDNNDNNNDDDNNNDDNNNNDDNNKEEDNNNNDDNNKEEDNNQSSISNNICSNNICSNNLSNESNDNTYSTTLKERVTCEINNILNGMDETYNNLLNDPSDFQKEQKKSDNNNLSNDLNGMNNINNILTDFNYFFDNNSNNANDQNEALDLHSDCSSKPSCNSLSDVYDSEIENIILSEKEREMKMLIWDDMMKNHLPHLSKQLKKHKKRNHNDNNKNKDTNIKKKQNTFEDYSQVQSTGESVLKALGKSDKNLPNKINYDVLQSLFTS; encoded by the exons atg gtTGGACAATTTATACCATCTAGCGGAAATAAATCGTTCATTTTGTCGTGGGGTATTAGAGAAAGTCGGGAAATATCTTTACAAAAAGGATATgtaaatattcaaaaaattgCTGATCACTTACATTTATCAAGTCAACATATTGAAGCGGCGCAGAGAATTTATTTGATGGCCTTACAAAGAAATTTCACCATGGGTCGTAATAATTCATATGTTGCTGCTTCATGTTTATATACCATCTGTAGAAGAGAAAAATCGCCTATAATGTTAATAGATTTCAGTGATATATTACAAACTCCTGTAAAACCTTTAGGcaaaacatttttaaaattattaagattattacatattaatGTACCAAATATTGAcccatctttatttttagaaCGATTTGCTCATAAATTAaacttaaaaaatgatatttataaagtTACCTATACAGGTATTAAGTTAATTCAAGCCATGACTAGAGATTGGATAAGTACAGGTAGAAGACCCACCGGTTTATGTGGGGCGGCTCTTTTAATATCTACAAGAATGCACGGAATTTGTATAAATTCAAATACGATTGCTGATATTGTTAGGATATCTAATCCTACTATTATCAAAAGATTAGctgaatttaaaaatactAGTACAGCACAAATAAAAGCTAGCGAATTCGATAAAATATCCATTAATGATATCCCATCAAATACCATACCACCatgtgttatatattataataagaagaaatTTAAAGACAATATATCggagaaaaataaaacattatcCTTATGTGATGATGTCGATAACCTTTCAGAAGATATGTCATGTACtctaataaataatgaagaaaataaaatggacAGTGATATGTTGAATGATAATTTTCCTTCTTCTAAGAATGAAGAAAACAAAACCACGTTATTAAGTAGTACACATtcaaatattgataataatgatcttatttttaataaaaatcattCTGATCATTTGTCTAACTCAGATTATTCGATACATGTAGATGAAATATGTAATGAAAACCCTAAAGGAAATGATATACATAATCTTGctcaaaaaattatgaatacaataaatttagatataaatagtaatatattaaaaaatgtggatacaaaaataaatctaCATAATAATCTAATGGATACGTTGTCTGTAAATACAGATGTGTCAACAAATACGCAAAAGGGAAGTCATATATCACATAACCAGGCATATAtgtgtgaaaaaaaaaaaaaaattgataataatgataataataatgatgatgataataataatgatgataataataataatgatgataataataaagaagaagataataataataatgatgataataataaagaagaagataATAATCAATCTTCCatttcaaataatatttgttcaaataatatttgttcaaataatttatcaaatGAGTCTAACGATAATACATATAGTACAACATTAAAAGAAAGAGTCACATgcgaaataaataatatacttaATGGTATGGATGAAACATACAATAATTTGTTAAATGATCCATCAGATTTTCAAaaggaacaaaaaaaatcggataataataatttatccaATGATTTAAATggtatgaataatattaataatatacttacagattttaattatttcttcGATAATAATTCTAATAATGCCAATGATCAAAATGAAGCTTTAGATTTACATTCAGATTGTTCCAGTAAACCAAGTTGTAATTCATTAAGCGATGTATATGATAGTGaaattgaaaatattatattatccgAAAAAGAAAGAGAAATGAAGATGCTCATATGGGATGATATGATGAAAAATCATTTGCCCCATTTATCCAAACAActtaaaaaacataaaaagagaaatcataatgataataataaaaataaagatacaaatattaaaaagaaacaaaatacTTTTGAAGATTATTCACAAGTGCAATCTACAGGGGAATCCGTTTTAAAAGCTTTGGGAAAATCAGATAAAAATTTaccaaataaaattaattatgatGTATTACAATCTCTTTTTACATCatag